The genomic region GGCTGTTCGCCGTCGTGTCGGACGGCCCGGGGCGGAAGCGGGAGGCGGGACAGCTCGAGGTGCATGCGCGCTACATCGACATCCAGTACGTGGTGTCCGGGACCGACGAGATGGGGTGGAAAGGGGCTGGGAAGCTGGCGTCGCCATCGACGCCCCTCGATCCCGAAAAGGATGTCGCCTTTTATCCGGATGCCCCCGACGCCTGGATACCGGTGCCCGCCGGATCCTTCGCCGTCTTCTTTCCGGAGGATGCCCACCTG from Candidatus Deferrimicrobiaceae bacterium harbors:
- a CDS encoding YhcH/YjgK/YiaL family protein → MILDTLENADRYAGLQDGFRQAFAFLRGAARDCPPVGRVEIDGDRLFAVVSDGPGRKREAGQLEVHARYIDIQYVVSGTDEMGWKGAGKLASPSTPLDPEKDVAFYPDAPDAWIPVPAGSFAVFFPEDAHLPLVSEANIRKIVVKVVVSCP